A genomic stretch from Limanda limanda chromosome 11, fLimLim1.1, whole genome shotgun sequence includes:
- the LOC133013933 gene encoding meprin A subunit beta-like: MHPQPISTAGAAGDWNGNEAEPDIVEINKDLNLRDGDIQVITGHDRNIVLEEQRIWEIPVPYVLDESLDLNARGVVLRAFDQIRLKTCIDFKPWEDEPNYIVVIRDEGCWSYVGNQRQGNQSLSIGEWCDHLAIVEHEFLHALGFWHEQSRYDRDEYITIVWENVEEGKEHNFLKHSANHTTTFGTPYDYASVMHYGKDAFSNGNGSTIIANQPEYQDVIGQRLEMSSNDVRKLQQLYNCTSAVTFLMSCSFEDERMCDVIVCAAGNSSWERVGSTIAGPFSDHTSLSAQGGKDPQDLSSFMHCTTSYGKEGDGAKMQSRKMNPRRPLQCLQFFYFHSGSDRDQLNIWIREYDRDAQESTYLMGQITGPPTSHWQLHHIPLNATRPFQVEFEVRKGAGNSSGGFSVDDVSLFEAECPHHIWHIPNFDHFLIDSSIGTSLLSPHFLTRQGYGLQLLLYRYPDHFGIFFRLVSTDNDEQLQWPCAGRQMTASLLDQSPHVQQRMSKQISITTNSESTFSGDNGETLQYWDNPRKVGHLINDTNGESYYAGPNLGYRTFLSSNAFCPSTGTMIPMVTASLALMAGTLRLTT, encoded by the exons atgcatccACAGCCCATTTCAACTGCAGGAGCGGCTGGAG attgGAATGGAAATGAAGCTGAACCAGACATTGTTGAGATAAATAAAG ATCTGAATCTACGTGATGGAGACATACAAGTGATAACT GGCCATGACAGGAACATTGTTCTGGAAGAGCAGAGGATATGGGAGATACCGGTCCCATATGTGCTGGATGAGAGCCTCG ACTTAAATGCCAGGGGAGTTGTTCTACGGGCTTTTGACCAAATACGGCTGAAAACATGCATCGACTTCAAACCCTGGGAAGACGAACCAAACTACATCGTGGTCATCAGGGACGAGGG ATGTTGGTCATATGTCGGGAATCAACGTCAAGGCAACCAAAGTCTCTCTATTGGAGAATGGTGTGATCACCTCGCCATTGTGGAGCATGAGTTCCTTCATGCATTGGGCTTCTGGCATGAACAGTCAAGATATGACAGAGATGAGTACATCACCATAGTCTGGGAAAACGTGGAAGAAG GAAAGGAACACAATTTCTTGAAACACAGTGCAAATCATACAACCACATTTGGAACGCCGTATGATTACGCCTCTGTGATGCACTATGGAAAAGATGCCTTCTCGAATGGCAACGGGTCCACCATCATCGCTAACCAACCGGAGTACCAAGACGTGATTGGTCAGCGTCTAGAAATGAGCTCCAATGATGTACGGAAACTCCAACAGCTTTACAACTGCA CATCTGCCGTCACCTTTCTGATGTCGTGCAGCTTTGAGGACGAGAGGATGTGTGATGTGATtgtttgtgctgcagggaacAGCAGCTGGGAGAGAGTCGGCAGCACCATCGCCGGGCCGTTCTCCGACCACACCAGCCTGAGTGCACAGGGAGGTAAGGACCCGCAGGACCTCA GCTCCTTCATGCACTGCACCACATCTTATGGAAAAGAGGGAGATGGCGCCAAAATGCAGAGCAGGAAAATGAATCCAAGGAGGCCACTTCAGTGTCTccagtttttctattttcacagTGGCAGTGACAGAGACCAGCTCAACATCTGGATCAGAGAGTACGACAGGGATGCTCAGGAAAGCACCTATTTAATGGGACAGATCACAG GTCCACCAACATCCCACTGGCAGCTCCATCACATTCCTCTCAATGCCACCAGGCCCTTCCAGGTGGAGTTCGAGGTTCGTAAAGGAGCAGGGAACTCCTCTGGGGGGTTTTCGGTCGATGACGTCAGCCTGTTTGAAGCTGAGTGTCCACATCATATCTGGCACATTCCCAATTTTGACCACTTTCTGATAGACAGCAGCATCGGAACAAGCTTACTGAGCCCACACTTCTTAACCAGACAGGGCTAcggcctccagctcctgctgtaTCGCTACCCCGACCACTTCGGTATTTTCTTTCGGCTGGTGTCCACAGATAACGATGAGCAGCTCCAGTGGCCGTGTGCGGGGAGACAGATGACCGCCTCATTGCTGGACCAGAGTCCCCACGTCCAGCAGCGGATGTCCAAGCAAATAAGCATCACAACCAATTCAGAGAGCACGTTCAGTGGAG ATAATGGCGAGACACTTCAATACTGGGATAACCCCAGGAAGGTGGGGCATCTCATCAACGACACCAACGGAGAGTCGTACTATGCTGGTCCGAACCTCGGCTACAGGACTTTCCTGTCTTCCAATGCATTTTG
- the LOC133013631 gene encoding apolipoprotein A-IV-like yields the protein MKAFVVIAIAVLSGCHANLFYADEPKPQMEVLIDSFWDYIAKATQTADDTLHMIRKSEFGQEVNARLAESADLASTYAVTLQEQLPPAAQNLMAKITTEADVLRNVLTKELGTVREKLEPYTEDMKAQIQQRVEQLKQEVVPYADSLDSEALRTTLTQKSEELKTSLEQSVKDLQAQLGPYTDDLRQKVDQHLQEFQDSVAPMTEKVQVELSQRANSVKKMVAPYAEDLRGKLDPYAQDLQAQLMSFYQSFVNAN from the exons ATGAAGGCGTTTGTGGTAATAGCCATTGCGGTGCTGTCTG GCTGTCATGCCAACCTCTTCTATGCTGATGAGCCCAAGCCACAGATGGAAGTGCTGATTGATTCTTTCTGGGACTACATTGCGAAGGCCACCCAGACAGCAGACGACACGCTGCACATGATCAGGAAGTCTGAGTTTGGACAGGAAGTCAA TGCCCGCCTGGCAGAGAGCGCCGACCTCGCCAGCACCTATGCAGTCACTCTCCAGGAGCAGCTTCCCCCTGCAGCCCAGAACCTGATGGCCAAGATCACCACAGAGGCTGATGTGCTTAGAAACGTGTTGACCAAGGAGCTGGGCACTGTCAGGGAGAAGCTGGAGCCCTACACCGAGGACATGAAGGCCCAGATCCAGCAGAGAgtggagcagctcaagcaggagGTGGTCCCCTACGCAGACTCCCTGGACTCCGAGGCCCTGAGGACCACCTTGACCCAGAAGAGCGAGGAGCTGAAGACCAGCCTGGAGCAGAGCGTGAAGGACCTGCAGGCTCAGCTGGGGCCCTACACCGACGACCTGAGGCAGAAGGTGGACCAGCACCTGCAGGAATTCCAGGATAGTGTGGCCCCGATGACCGAGAAGGTGCAGGTGGAGCTCAGTCAAAGAGCCAACTCCGTGAAGAAAATGGTGGCCCCCTATGCTGAGGACCTGAGAGGAAAGCTTGACCCCTACGCCCAGGACCTCCAAGCCCAGCTCATGTCCTTCTACCAGTCCTTTGTCAATGCCAACTGA
- the LOC133014809 gene encoding apolipoprotein A-I-like: MKVLVVLVLAVFSGCHADFFHADAPKPQIEVMTDAFWDYVAKATETADDTLQMIKKTQFGQEVSARLTESSDLANTYALSLQEQLPPSALDMITKVTEEADVLRERMITELGTVREKLEPYTEDVKAKIQQRVEQLKQELAPYADSVDTEALRTTLTQKSEELKTSLEQSVKDLQTQLGPYTDDLKQKVDLHLQDFKERVAPMTEQVQSELTQRAQQVKELATPYVDGLREKLDPYTQDLQARLTALFNSFVKAN, encoded by the exons ATGAAGGTCCTTGTCGTGCTCGTCCTTGCTGTCTTCAGCG GCTGTCATGCCGACTTCTTCCACGCTGATGCACCCAAGCCACAGATAGAAGTGATGACTGATGCTTTCTGGGACTATGTTGCCAAAGCCACCGAGACAGCTGATGACACCCTGCAGATGATCAAGAAGACTCAGTTTGGACAGGAAGTCAG TGCCCGTCTGACAGAAAGTTCCGACCTCGCCAACACATACGCCCTGAGCCTCCAGGAGCAGCTTCCCCCTTCAGCCCTGGACATGATCACCAAAGTCACCGAGGAGGCTGACGTGCTGAGAGAGCGTATGATCACCGAGCTGGGCACCGTCAGGGAGAAGCTGGAGCCCTACACCGAGGACGTCAAGGCCAAGATCCAGCAGAGAgtggagcagctcaagcaggagCTGGCCCCCTACGCAGACTCCGTGGACACCGAGGCCCTGAGGACCACCCTGACCCAGAAGAGCGAGGAGCTGAAGACCAGCCTGGAGCAGAGCGTGAAGGACCTGCAGACTCAGCTGGGGCCCTACACCGACGACCTGAAGCAGAAGGTGGACCTGCACCTGCAGGACTTCAAGGAGCGCGTGGCCCCGATGACCGAGCAGGTGCAGAGCGAGCTGACCCAGAGAGCCCAGCAGGTGAAAGAGCTGGCCACCCCCTACGTCGATGGGCTGAGGGAGAAGCTGGACCCCTACACCCAGGACCTCCAGGCTCGTCTCACCGCCCTCTTCAACTCCTTTGTCAAAGCCAACTAA